One Hypomesus transpacificus isolate Combined female chromosome 6, fHypTra1, whole genome shotgun sequence DNA segment encodes these proteins:
- the pals1b gene encoding MAGUK p55 subfamily member 5b, which yields MIMSHMNGYVSEETEPVLGEGLERPHRERAVDCPGELGSSTLPSRCGAQMERIQHYQEELRKRREEEMKVKHEIDPNASLRLKKLSQNPKLGIDNPTFEGQEKPQAQSTKNPPGDPAVELEELVGALHRVQCCLSDAQSQEDVELVLQLLRQDDFQNAFSIHAAVAHQMSHGCPCSPLTAQARNLCQEVQSILQSSHEEEGQELRALLTTPHLQALMQAHDDVAEQEIELESGEGVTQYLGETVKLVRLEKAQDMPLGATVRNDMDSVIVSRVVKGGAAERSGLLSEGDEILEINGVPVRGKNVNDVHDLLTTMHGTLSFLLIPSSQSKPPSHRQTVMHVRSFFDYAPSDDPYLPCRELGLSFQKGDILHVISQDDPSWWQAYRDGDEDNQPLAGLIPGRSFQQHRETLKRTTVDRNPEHQGKLWCAKKNKKQRKKAMYTPNLNVDNSGDDILTYEEMALYHQPANRKRPIALIGPPTSGQDELRRRLLSIEPDRFAGAVPHTTRSPRIHEKNGREYHFVSRSAFETDQAAGKLIESGEFNRNLYGTSTDSVRQVINSGRICLLCLHTRSLRVLRSTNLKPYIIFIAPPSQERLRTLLAKEGKNPKPDELKEVIEKAREMEQNYGHLFDGTIVNMDPDTAFFDLRRLIEKLDTEPQWVPSSWLC from the exons ATGATCATGTCCCATATGAACGGCTATGTGTCAGAGGAGACTGAGCCGGTGCTTGGGGAAGGCCTGGAGAGGCCCCACAGGGAGCGTGCGGTGGACTGCCCTGGGGAACTGGGGAGCAGCACCTTGCCATCCCGCTGCGGAGCCCAGATGGAGCGGATCCAGCACTACCAGGAGgaactgaggaagaggagggaggaggagatgaaggtGAAGCATGAGATTGACCCCAATGCATCACTGAGGCTGAAGAAACTGTCTCAGAACCCCAAGCTGGGAATTGACAACCCCACTTTTGAAGGGCAAGAAAAGCCTCAGGCACAGAGCACAAAGAACCCCCCTGGGGATCCAGCTGTCG AGCTAGAGGAGCTGGTGGGGGCGTTGCACCGTGTGCAGTGCTGCCTGAGTGATGCCCAGAGCCAGGAGGACGTGGAGCTGGTGCTGCAGTTGCTCCGGCAGGATGACTTCCAGAACGCCTTCAGCATCCATGCAGCCGTGGCCCACCAGATGAGCCATGGCTGCCCGTGCTCGCCACTCACTGCACAGGCACGCAACCTCTGCCAGGAG gTGCAGAGCATCCTGCAGTCTAGCCATGAGGAGGAGGGCCAGGAGCTCAGGGCCCTGCtcaccacccctcacctccag GCGTTGATGCAGGCCCATGATGATGTGGCAGAACAGGAAATAGAGCTGGAGTCTGGGGAGGGTGTGACCCAGTACCTGGGAGAAACTGTCAAACTAGTGCGTCTAGAGAAGGCCCAAGACATGCCCCTG GGAGCTACGGTACGTAACGACATGGACAGTGTGATTGTGAGCCGTGTGGTCAAGGGAGGGGCTGCCGAGCGTAGCGGGCTCCTCAGCGAAGGAGACGAGATCCTGGAGATCAATGGCGTTCCCGTTCGCGGGAAAAACGTGAACGACGTCCACGACTTACTG aCCACCATGCATGGCACTCTAAGCTTCCTGCTCATCCCCAGCTCCCAGAGCAAACCTccttcacacagacagacagtg ATGCACGTGAGGTCCTTCTTCGACTACGCCCCCTCCGATGACCCATACCTGCCGTGTCGGGAGCTGGGTCTGTCTTTCCAAAAAGGTGACATCCTCCACGTCATCAGCCAGGATGACCCCAGCTGGTGGCAGGCCTACAGGGACGGGGACGAGGACAACCAGCCCCTGGCTGGACTCATCCCAG GCAGGAGCTTCCAACAGCACAGAGAGACCCTGAAGAGAACCACAGTGGACAGAAATCCAGAACACCAAG GAAAGCTTTGGTGCGCaaagaaaaacaagaaacagagaaagaaagccATGTACACTCCCAACCTGAACGTGG ACAACTCCGGCGATGACATCCTGACCTATGAGGAGATGGCGCTCTACCATCAGCCGGCCAATCGCAAGCGGCCCATCGCCCTGATTGGTCCACCCACCAGCGGCCAGGATGAGCTCCGTCGGAGGCTTCTGTCAATCGAACCAGACCGGTTCGCTGGGGCTGTACCAC ACACAACCAGAAGTCCACGAATTCATGAGAAAAATGGCAGAGAGTACCACTTTGTCAGCCGGTCTGCGTTTGAGACGGACCAGGCGGCGGGGAAGCTCATTGAGTCTGGGGAGTTTAACAGGAACCTGTACGGGACCAGCACCGATTCAGTCCGTCAGGTCATCAACTCTGGACGGATCTGTTTGCTCTGTCTACACACCAGG TCATTGCGGGTACTGCGCTCCACCAACCTCAAACCCTACATTATCTTCATAGCGCCTCCTTCTCAGGAGCGATTGCGCACCCTGCTGGCCAAAGAAGGCAAAAACCCAAAG CCGGATGAGCTGAAGGAGGTGATTGAGAAGGCCCGCGAGATGGAGCAGAACTATGGACACCTGTTTGACGGCACCATAGTCAACATGGATCCAGACACGGCGTTCTTCGACCTTCGCCGGCTGATTGAGAAGTTGGACACTGAGCCCCAATGGGTGCCCTCTTCCTGGCTGTGCTAG